A single window of Taeniopygia guttata chromosome 1, bTaeGut7.mat, whole genome shotgun sequence DNA harbors:
- the SULT1C4 gene encoding sulfotransferase 1C4 isoform X1: MEFVLIDMFSLAMDKMKDLRLEETMIRSELFDVDGVPLTEPIARIWDQVWKFKARPDDVLIATYAKAGTTWTQEIVDMIQQNGDTEKCKRETTYKRHPFLEWYCAEPPSARYSGLELAEAMPSPRTMKTHLPVQLLPPSFLEQNCKIIYVARNAKDNLVSYYHFHRMNKGLPDPGTWEEFVQKFMSGKVLWGSWYDHVKGWWKAKHKHRILYLFYEDMKENPKREIQKIAKFLEKDLSEEVLNKIVHNTSFEVMKENPMANYTKDFEGIMDHSISPFMRKGIVADWKNHFTVAQNKKFDEDYEKKMSDTSLVFRMEL; this comes from the exons ATGGAATTTGTCCTTATTGACATG TTCTCATTGGCCATGGATAAAATGAAAGATTTGAGGCTGGAAGAGACAATGATTCGATCTGAGTTATTTGATGTAGATGGTGTTCCCCTCACAGAACCAATTGCCCGCATTTGGGACCAAGTGTGGAAGTTCAAAGCCAGGCCTGATGATGTGCTCATCGCAACTTATGCAAAAGCAG GTACCACATGGACACAGGAGATAGTGGATATGATTCAACAAAATGGAGATACTGAGAAGTGTAAACGTGAGACTACTTACAAGCGTCACCCTTTCCTCGAGTGGTATTGTGCAGAGCCTCCGTCTGCACGTTACTCAG GTCTGGAGTTAGCAGAAGCCATGCCATCTCCACGAACAATGAAAACTCATCTGCCcgtgcagctgctgcctccatcCTTCTTGGAGCAAAACTGTAAG ATAATCTACGTGGCAAGAAATGCAAAGGACAACCTGGTGTCATACTACCATTTCCACAGAATGAATAAAGGATTGCCTGATCCAGGAACCTGGGAGGAATTTGTGCAGAAATTCATGAGTGGAAAAG TCCTCTGGGGTTCCTGGTATGACCACGTAAAAGGATGGTGGAAGGCAAAACATAAGCACCGTATACTCTATCTCTTCTATGAAGATATGAAGGAG AATCCAAAGCGAGAAATTCAGAAGATTGCAAAGTTCCTGGAGAAGGATCTGAGTGAGGAGGTTCTAAACAAAATAGTCCATAATACCTCATTTGAGGTAATGAAGGAAAACCCCATGGCAAACTACACTAAAGATTTTGAAGGAATAATGGATCATTCCATTTCCCCATTCATGAGAAAAG GGATCGTTGCAGACTGGAAGAATCATTTCACTGTGGCACAGAATAAGAAATTTGATGAAGATTATGAGAAGAAAATGTCTGATACCTCTCTTGTTTTTCGCATGGAATTGTAA
- the SULT1C4 gene encoding sulfotransferase 1C4 isoform X2, translating into MDKMKDLRLEETMIRSELFDVDGVPLTEPIARIWDQVWKFKARPDDVLIATYAKAGTTWTQEIVDMIQQNGDTEKCKRETTYKRHPFLEWYCAEPPSARYSGLELAEAMPSPRTMKTHLPVQLLPPSFLEQNCKIIYVARNAKDNLVSYYHFHRMNKGLPDPGTWEEFVQKFMSGKVLWGSWYDHVKGWWKAKHKHRILYLFYEDMKENPKREIQKIAKFLEKDLSEEVLNKIVHNTSFEVMKENPMANYTKDFEGIMDHSISPFMRKGIVADWKNHFTVAQNKKFDEDYEKKMSDTSLVFRMEL; encoded by the exons ATGGATAAAATGAAAGATTTGAGGCTGGAAGAGACAATGATTCGATCTGAGTTATTTGATGTAGATGGTGTTCCCCTCACAGAACCAATTGCCCGCATTTGGGACCAAGTGTGGAAGTTCAAAGCCAGGCCTGATGATGTGCTCATCGCAACTTATGCAAAAGCAG GTACCACATGGACACAGGAGATAGTGGATATGATTCAACAAAATGGAGATACTGAGAAGTGTAAACGTGAGACTACTTACAAGCGTCACCCTTTCCTCGAGTGGTATTGTGCAGAGCCTCCGTCTGCACGTTACTCAG GTCTGGAGTTAGCAGAAGCCATGCCATCTCCACGAACAATGAAAACTCATCTGCCcgtgcagctgctgcctccatcCTTCTTGGAGCAAAACTGTAAG ATAATCTACGTGGCAAGAAATGCAAAGGACAACCTGGTGTCATACTACCATTTCCACAGAATGAATAAAGGATTGCCTGATCCAGGAACCTGGGAGGAATTTGTGCAGAAATTCATGAGTGGAAAAG TCCTCTGGGGTTCCTGGTATGACCACGTAAAAGGATGGTGGAAGGCAAAACATAAGCACCGTATACTCTATCTCTTCTATGAAGATATGAAGGAG AATCCAAAGCGAGAAATTCAGAAGATTGCAAAGTTCCTGGAGAAGGATCTGAGTGAGGAGGTTCTAAACAAAATAGTCCATAATACCTCATTTGAGGTAATGAAGGAAAACCCCATGGCAAACTACACTAAAGATTTTGAAGGAATAATGGATCATTCCATTTCCCCATTCATGAGAAAAG GGATCGTTGCAGACTGGAAGAATCATTTCACTGTGGCACAGAATAAGAAATTTGATGAAGATTATGAGAAGAAAATGTCTGATACCTCTCTTGTTTTTCGCATGGAATTGTAA